In Arcobacter sp. LA11, a single genomic region encodes these proteins:
- the ribH gene encoding 6,7-dimethyl-8-ribityllumazine synthase — protein sequence MNIIEGNLRLKGNEKIAVINGRFNHIITDRLVEGAQDAFKRHGGNEENLDLILVPGAFEIPFALEKALASGKYDAVCCVGAVIRGATPHFDYISAEATKGIATVALKYGKPVSNGVLTTDTIEQSIERAGSKVGNKGAEAMTTIIEMLDLYSEMEK from the coding sequence ATGAATATTATTGAAGGTAATTTAAGACTAAAAGGTAATGAAAAAATTGCTGTAATTAATGGTAGATTTAACCATATTATTACTGATAGATTAGTTGAAGGTGCACAAGATGCATTTAAAAGACATGGTGGAAATGAAGAAAATTTAGATTTAATTCTTGTTCCTGGCGCATTTGAAATTCCTTTTGCTTTAGAGAAAGCCTTAGCAAGTGGTAAGTATGATGCTGTATGTTGTGTTGGTGCAGTTATTCGTGGTGCAACACCTCATTTTGATTATATCTCAGCAGAAGCTACAAAAGGTATTGCAACTGTAGCTTTAAAATATGGAAAACCTGTTTCAAATGGTGTCTTAACTACTGATACAATCGAACAATCAATTGAAAGAGCTGGTTCAAAAGTAGGGAATAAAGGTGCTGAAGCAATGACTACAATCATTGAGATGTTAGATTTATACTCTGAGATGGAGAAATAG
- the kdsA gene encoding 3-deoxy-8-phosphooctulonate synthase, which produces MIILTGPCVLEDRDTVMKIAEKLKPLSEDKRVEFYFKASFDKANRTSLSSYRGPGLDEGLKLFQEVKEQFGYKLVTDIHESYQAAPAAEVLDILQIPAFLCRQTDLLVAAAKTDCKINIKKGQFLASGSMVHPVEKVLKTRGVDEVNYQNSKDNGIWLCERGNTFGYGALVVDMKNLIAMREYAPVIFDATHSAQVPSTGGTTGGNSAIVPSLAKAAAAVGVDGFFFETHFDPSIALSDGPNMLQINDLYKTVDDISAIQEVLNYK; this is translated from the coding sequence ATGATTATATTAACAGGACCATGTGTTCTTGAAGATAGAGATACTGTAATGAAAATTGCAGAAAAATTAAAACCATTAAGTGAAGATAAGAGAGTTGAATTTTATTTTAAAGCTTCATTTGATAAAGCAAATAGAACAAGTCTGAGTTCATATAGAGGTCCAGGTCTTGATGAAGGTTTAAAACTTTTTCAAGAAGTAAAAGAGCAGTTTGGATATAAGCTTGTAACTGATATTCATGAATCATATCAAGCTGCACCTGCAGCTGAGGTTTTGGATATTTTACAAATACCTGCTTTCCTTTGTAGACAAACAGACTTACTTGTTGCTGCTGCAAAAACTGATTGTAAAATAAATATAAAAAAAGGTCAATTTTTAGCCTCAGGAAGTATGGTTCATCCAGTTGAGAAAGTACTTAAGACTAGAGGTGTTGATGAAGTAAATTATCAAAACTCAAAAGACAATGGTATATGGCTTTGTGAAAGAGGAAATACATTTGGATATGGTGCTTTAGTTGTTGATATGAAAAACTTAATTGCTATGAGAGAATATGCTCCTGTTATTTTTGATGCAACACACTCTGCACAAGTTCCAAGTACTGGTGGAACAACAGGAGGAAATAGTGCAATTGTACCATCTTTAGCAAAAGCTGCTGCTGCTGTTGGTGTTGATGGATTCTTTTTTGAAACACACTTTGATCCATCTATTGCTTTAAGTGATGGTCCAAATATGCTTCAAATAAATGATTTATACAAAACTGTAGATGATATTTCGGCTATTCAAGAAGTATTAAATTATAAATAA
- the pyrF gene encoding orotidine-5'-phosphate decarboxylase: MKLCVSLDLPSAKENLALVEEIKDFDVWLKVGFRSYIRDGKAFLEDLKAINPNFKIFLDLKLYDIPNTMADAAEEIAKFGLVDMCNVHASAGSRAMRTVMDRIKDIPNKPIVIAVTALTSFDNDEFKDIYNENIETKATKMAVDTYNSGVDGVVCSAFESLDIKKNTSNEFITLCPGIRPFGEDSGDQKRVADISFSKENLVDFIVVGRPIYKAENPKEVVKKILENI, from the coding sequence ATGAAACTTTGTGTATCTTTAGATTTACCTAGTGCAAAAGAAAATCTTGCTTTAGTAGAAGAAATAAAAGATTTTGATGTATGGTTAAAAGTAGGTTTTAGATCTTATATTAGAGATGGAAAAGCTTTTTTAGAAGACTTAAAAGCTATAAATCCAAATTTTAAAATATTTTTAGATTTAAAACTTTATGATATTCCAAATACTATGGCAGATGCTGCTGAAGAAATTGCAAAATTTGGACTTGTAGATATGTGTAATGTTCATGCAAGTGCAGGTAGTAGAGCAATGAGAACTGTTATGGATAGAATAAAAGATATTCCAAATAAACCAATAGTTATAGCTGTAACTGCTTTAACGTCATTTGATAATGATGAGTTTAAAGATATTTACAATGAAAATATTGAAACAAAAGCTACAAAGATGGCAGTTGACACATATAATTCGGGTGTAGATGGTGTAGTCTGTTCTGCTTTTGAGAGTTTAGATATTAAAAAAAATACATCAAATGAATTTATAACTCTATGTCCAGGAATAAGACCTTTTGGTGAAGATTCAGGTGATCAAAAAAGAGTTGCAGATATTTCTTTCTCAAAAGAAAATTTAGTTGATTTTATAGTTGTAGGCCGACCAATATACAAAGCAGAAAACCCAAAAGAAGTTGTAAAGAAGATTTTAGAGAATATTTAA
- the nusB gene encoding transcription antitermination factor NusB — MATRTQARESVIGLLYAYDLGNEGIVKFVDEILEDKKIRNKQKEFALDLFNGVVENIEKIDEELISHLNQGGIKDIGSVEKSILRLAIYEILFKDLDKPIIINEAIELSKRLASDGAPKFINGLLDKVNKA, encoded by the coding sequence TTGGCAACTAGAACACAAGCTAGAGAATCAGTAATAGGTCTGTTGTATGCTTATGATTTAGGTAATGAAGGTATTGTAAAGTTTGTTGATGAGATCTTAGAAGATAAAAAAATCAGAAATAAACAAAAAGAATTTGCTTTAGATTTATTTAATGGTGTAGTAGAAAATATTGAAAAAATTGATGAAGAGCTTATTAGCCATTTAAATCAAGGTGGAATCAAAGATATTGGAAGTGTTGAAAAATCAATTTTAAGACTTGCGATTTATGAGATTTTATTTAAAGATTTAGATAAACCAATTATTATTAATGAAGCTATTGAATTATCAAAAAGACTTGCATCTGATGGTGCTCCAAAATTTATAAATGGTTTATTAGACAAAGTTAACAAGGCTTAA